One Mycobacterium marseillense DNA window includes the following coding sequences:
- a CDS encoding TlpA family protein disulfide reductase: MSTWRPTLTRKARWHIAILAVVVALIAALVAQLRDHSAAPGAPATDRATADREHRDADTPAALAGPRQRAGLAPCPGAGSGLGPEALRGVTAECAADGSVVDVARAVAGRRVVLNLWAYWCAPCAAELPAMAEYQRRAGSDVTVVTVHQDENETAALLRLAELGVRLPTLQDGRRRVAAALRVVNVMPATVVLRPDGSVAQTLPRAFTSADEIAAAIGTDRG, from the coding sequence ATGTCGACTTGGAGGCCGACACTCACCCGGAAGGCTCGCTGGCACATCGCGATTCTGGCGGTGGTGGTCGCGCTGATCGCGGCGCTGGTGGCGCAGCTGCGCGACCACTCCGCGGCGCCGGGGGCGCCCGCGACCGATCGTGCAACGGCGGACCGGGAACACCGCGACGCCGATACCCCCGCGGCGCTGGCCGGTCCGCGGCAACGGGCCGGCCTGGCGCCGTGTCCCGGCGCCGGAAGCGGTCTCGGCCCCGAGGCGCTGCGCGGCGTGACGGCCGAATGCGCCGCCGACGGGTCGGTGGTCGACGTCGCCCGCGCGGTGGCCGGGCGCCGCGTGGTCCTCAACTTGTGGGCCTATTGGTGCGCGCCGTGCGCCGCCGAACTGCCCGCGATGGCCGAGTATCAACGACGGGCCGGTTCGGACGTGACGGTGGTGACGGTGCATCAAGACGAGAACGAGACCGCCGCCTTGCTGCGGCTCGCCGAGCTCGGCGTTCGGCTGCCGACCCTGCAGGACGGTCGCCGCCGGGTCGCGGCCGCGCTGCGGGTGGTAAATGTGATGCCCGCGACGGTGGTCCTGCGGCCGGACGGTAGCGTTGCGCAGACGCTGCCGCGAGCTTTCACCTCGGCCGACGAGATCGCGGCGGCGATCGGAACCGACCGGGGATAA
- a CDS encoding WhiB family transcriptional regulator → MSPIRPAARRTNIAAAQGVLRSVDAEERIAWVSKALCRTTDPDELFVRGAAQRKAAVICRHCPVMQECAADALDNKVEFGVWGGMTERQRRALLKQHPEVVSWADFFDKSRSRTAG, encoded by the coding sequence GTGTCACCAATACGGCCGGCGGCGCGTAGGACAAACATTGCAGCCGCACAAGGTGTACTCCGCAGCGTCGATGCTGAAGAACGGATCGCTTGGGTCTCGAAAGCGCTCTGCCGCACGACCGACCCCGACGAACTGTTTGTCCGTGGCGCGGCCCAGCGCAAAGCGGCAGTGATCTGCCGGCACTGCCCGGTGATGCAGGAGTGCGCGGCAGACGCGCTGGACAACAAGGTCGAATTCGGGGTCTGGGGCGGCATGACCGAGCGGCAACGCCGCGCGCTGCTCAAGCAACACCCCGAGGTGGTGTCCTGGGCGGACTTCTTCGACAAGAGCAGAAGCCGCACCGCCGGCTGA
- the nth gene encoding endonuclease III, translated as MNRALAQAFPDAHCELDFTTPLELAVATILSAQSTDKRVNLTTPALFKRYPSALDYAQADRAELENLIRPTGFFRNKASSLIGLGQALVERFEGEVPATMTELVTLPGVGRKTANVILGNAFGIPGITVDTHFARLVHRWRWTTDKDPVKIEHSVGELIERSEWTMLSHRVIFHGRRVCHARKPACGVCLIAKDCPSFGLGPTEAPLAAALVKGPETEHLLALAGL; from the coding sequence ATGAATCGTGCACTGGCACAAGCGTTTCCGGACGCGCACTGCGAACTGGACTTCACCACGCCGCTGGAGCTGGCCGTCGCCACCATCCTGTCCGCGCAGAGCACCGACAAGCGGGTGAATCTGACGACGCCGGCGTTGTTCAAGCGGTATCCGTCGGCGCTGGATTACGCGCAAGCGGACCGCGCCGAACTGGAAAATCTCATCCGCCCGACGGGATTCTTCCGCAATAAGGCGTCCTCGCTGATCGGTCTCGGCCAGGCCCTGGTCGAACGGTTCGAGGGCGAGGTGCCCGCCACCATGACCGAACTGGTCACCCTGCCCGGCGTGGGACGCAAGACGGCCAACGTCATCCTGGGCAACGCCTTCGGCATCCCCGGCATCACCGTCGACACGCATTTCGCACGGCTCGTGCACCGGTGGCGCTGGACCACGGACAAGGACCCGGTCAAGATCGAGCACTCGGTCGGCGAGCTCATCGAGCGCAGTGAATGGACGATGCTGAGCCACCGGGTGATCTTTCACGGCCGCCGGGTGTGCCACGCGCGCAAACCCGCGTGCGGCGTCTGCCTGATCGCCAAGGATTGCCCCTCCTTCGGGCTGGGTCCCACCGAAGCGCCGCTGGCCGCCGCGCTGGTGAAGGGCCCGGAAACCGAGCACCTGCTCGCGCTGGCCGGGCTGTAG
- the marP gene encoding acid resistance serine protease MarP, producing MSPSQWLDIAVLAVAFIAAVSGWRSGALGSLLSFVGVLLGAIAGVLLAPHLVSHIAAPRAKLFAALFLILALVVIGEVAGVVLGRAVRGAIRSRSIRTVDSVIGVGVQLVVVLTAAWLLATPLTQSKDQPELAAAVRGSRVLAQVNDVAPPWLKTVPKRLSALLNTSGLPAVLDPFSRTPVIPVASPDPELATNPVVQATAPSVVKVRSLAPSCQKVLEGSGFVIAPDRVMTNAHVVAGSNSVQIYASGNPLDATVVSYDPSVDVAILAVPNLPPPPLPFAQTDAKTGTSVVVLGYPGGGNFTATPARIRELIKLSGPDIYRDPAPVTRDVYTIRASVEQGNSGGPLIDLDGHVLGVVFGAAVDDPDTGFVLTADEVAGQLAKIGDTQTVGTGSCVS from the coding sequence ATGTCCCCGTCGCAGTGGCTGGATATCGCCGTGCTGGCGGTCGCCTTCATCGCGGCGGTCTCGGGCTGGCGATCGGGGGCGCTGGGTTCGCTGCTGTCGTTCGTCGGGGTGTTGCTCGGCGCGATCGCCGGTGTGCTGCTGGCGCCCCACCTCGTCAGCCACATCGCCGCGCCGCGCGCCAAATTGTTTGCGGCACTGTTTTTGATCCTCGCGCTCGTCGTCATCGGTGAGGTCGCGGGCGTGGTGTTGGGGCGAGCCGTCCGGGGCGCGATCCGGAGCCGCTCCATCCGAACCGTCGACTCGGTCATCGGGGTGGGAGTCCAGCTGGTCGTGGTGCTGACCGCCGCCTGGCTGCTGGCGACGCCGCTGACGCAGTCGAAGGACCAGCCGGAACTGGCGGCCGCCGTGCGGGGTTCGCGAGTGTTGGCTCAGGTCAACGATGTGGCGCCGCCGTGGCTCAAGACGGTGCCCAAGCGACTGTCCGCGCTGCTGAACACATCCGGCTTGCCCGCCGTGTTGGATCCGTTCAGCCGCACCCCGGTCATCCCGGTCGCCTCACCCGATCCCGAGCTGGCCACCAACCCGGTCGTGCAGGCCACCGCTCCGAGCGTGGTCAAGGTGCGCAGCCTTGCCCCCAGCTGCCAGAAAGTGTTGGAGGGCAGCGGATTCGTGATCGCGCCCGACCGGGTGATGACCAACGCGCACGTGGTGGCCGGATCCAACAGCGTTCAGATCTACGCCAGTGGTAATCCGCTGGACGCCACCGTGGTGTCCTACGATCCGTCGGTCGACGTCGCGATACTGGCGGTCCCCAACTTGCCGCCGCCACCGTTGCCTTTCGCACAGACCGACGCGAAAACGGGGACCAGTGTCGTCGTGCTGGGTTACCCGGGTGGGGGCAACTTCACTGCGACCCCGGCCAGGATCCGGGAGCTGATCAAGTTGAGCGGGCCGGACATCTACCGGGACCCGGCGCCGGTCACCCGTGACGTCTACACAATCAGAGCCAGTGTGGAGCAAGGTAATTCGGGTGGACCGTTGATCGACCTCGACGGCCACGTTCTCGGTGTGGTGTTCGGCGCGGCCGTCGACGACCCCGACACCGGGTTTGTGCTGACCGCCGACGAGGTAGCCGGTCAGCTCGCCAAAATCGGTGACACGCAGACGGTGGGCACCGGGTCCTGCGTCAGTTGA
- a CDS encoding MBL fold metallo-hydrolase, with protein sequence MSEVAESLTHPAYGRLRAVTDTVSVLLADNPGLMTLEGTNTWVLRGPRSDELVIVDPGPDDDEHIARIAALGRISLVLISHRHGDHTDGIDKLVERTGATVRSAGSGFLRGLGGELVDGEVIDAAGLKIKVMATPGHTADSLSFVLDDAVLTADTVLGRGTTVMDSEDGNLTDYLESLHRLRGLGHRAVLPGHGPDLPDLDAVTRGYIAHRHERLEQVRSALRELGEDAGARQIVEHVYVDVDEKLWDAAEWSVQVQLNHLRG encoded by the coding sequence GTGTCCGAGGTTGCCGAGTCGCTGACCCACCCCGCATACGGCAGGCTGCGGGCGGTCACGGACACGGTCTCGGTCCTGTTGGCGGACAATCCCGGCCTGATGACGCTGGAAGGCACCAACACCTGGGTGCTGCGCGGCCCGCGGAGCGACGAGCTGGTCATTGTGGATCCCGGGCCCGACGACGACGAGCACATCGCGCGGATCGCCGCGCTGGGCCGCATCAGTTTGGTGCTGATCAGCCACCGGCACGGCGACCACACCGACGGCATCGACAAGCTGGTCGAGCGCACCGGCGCGACGGTCCGGTCGGCGGGCAGCGGCTTTCTGCGTGGGCTGGGCGGCGAGCTGGTGGACGGCGAGGTGATCGATGCGGCCGGACTCAAAATCAAAGTCATGGCTACCCCCGGCCACACCGCCGATTCGCTGTCCTTCGTGCTCGACGATGCCGTGCTGACCGCCGATACGGTCCTCGGTCGCGGCACCACCGTCATGGATTCCGAAGACGGCAACCTCACCGACTACCTGGAATCGCTGCACCGGCTGCGCGGGCTGGGCCACCGCGCCGTGCTGCCCGGCCACGGGCCGGACCTGCCCGACCTGGACGCTGTCACGCGCGGATACATTGCGCACCGCCATGAGCGACTGGAGCAGGTGCGGTCCGCGCTGCGCGAGCTGGGCGAGGACGCGGGGGCGCGCCAGATCGTCGAGCACGTCTACGTCGACGTCGACGAGAAGCTGTGGGACGCCGCCGAATGGTCGGTGCAGGTGCAGCTGAATCACCTGCGCGGCTAA
- a CDS encoding ArsA family ATPase, translating to MATTSSGGSAVGWPARLTKARLHFVTGKGGTGKSTIAAALALTLAAGGRKVLLVEVEGRQGIAQLFDVPPLPYQEVKIATAERGGQVNALAIDIEAAFLEYLDMFYNLGIAGRAMRRIGAIEFATTIAPGLRDVLLTGKIKETVIRVDKNRLPVYDAIVVDAPPTGRIARFLDVTKAVSDLAKGGPVHSQADGVVKLLHSEQTAIHLVTLLEALPVQETLEAIEELAEMQLPIGSVIVNRNIPSYLQPADLAKAAEGDVDADSVRAGLEKSGITLNDNDFAGLLTETIEHATVIATRSEIAQQLDALKVPRLQLPAISDGVDLGSLYELSESLAQQGVR from the coding sequence GTGGCAACCACATCGAGCGGCGGTAGCGCCGTCGGCTGGCCGGCGCGCTTGACCAAGGCCCGCTTACATTTTGTGACCGGCAAAGGCGGTACGGGCAAGTCGACGATCGCGGCGGCGCTGGCGCTGACGCTGGCGGCGGGGGGTCGCAAGGTCCTGCTCGTGGAAGTCGAGGGCCGCCAAGGGATTGCGCAACTCTTCGACGTCCCGCCCCTGCCGTACCAGGAGGTGAAGATCGCGACCGCCGAACGCGGCGGTCAGGTCAACGCCCTGGCGATCGACATCGAGGCCGCGTTCCTGGAATACCTCGACATGTTCTACAACCTGGGCATCGCGGGCCGCGCGATGCGCCGCATCGGTGCGATCGAGTTCGCGACGACCATCGCGCCCGGCCTGCGCGACGTGCTGCTCACCGGAAAGATCAAGGAGACGGTGATCCGCGTCGACAAGAACCGGCTCCCCGTCTATGACGCCATCGTCGTCGACGCCCCTCCGACGGGACGGATCGCGCGCTTTCTGGATGTCACCAAGGCCGTCTCCGACCTGGCCAAGGGCGGCCCGGTGCACTCGCAGGCCGACGGCGTGGTGAAGCTGCTGCACTCCGAGCAGACCGCCATTCACCTGGTCACCCTGTTGGAGGCGCTGCCCGTCCAGGAGACGCTGGAAGCCATCGAGGAGCTCGCCGAAATGCAGCTGCCGATCGGCAGCGTGATCGTCAACCGCAACATCCCCTCCTACCTGCAGCCGGCGGATCTGGCGAAGGCCGCCGAGGGGGACGTCGACGCCGACTCGGTGCGGGCCGGCCTGGAAAAGTCCGGAATCACGTTGAACGACAACGACTTCGCCGGGCTGTTGACCGAGACCATCGAGCACGCGACGGTGATCGCCACGCGCTCCGAGATCGCCCAACAGCTTGATGCGCTGAAGGTGCCGCGGCTCCAACTGCCGGCGATCTCCGACGGTGTCGATTTGGGTAGCCTTTACGAACTGTCGGAATCGCTTGCACAGCAGGGAGTTCGATGA
- a CDS encoding RidA family protein: MSAQPSWKARLGELGLALPEVVAPLASYVPAVRTGNLVYTAGQLPMEAGKLVGTGKVGADVAPDEGKALARICALNALAAVDSLVGIDSVTRVVKVVGFVASAPGFNGQPSVINGASDLLAEVFGDRGAHARSAVGVSELPLDAPVEVELIVEVG; encoded by the coding sequence ATGAGTGCCCAGCCTTCCTGGAAGGCCCGACTGGGCGAGCTCGGTCTAGCGCTACCGGAGGTGGTCGCGCCGCTGGCCTCCTACGTTCCGGCGGTGCGCACGGGCAACCTCGTCTACACCGCGGGCCAGCTGCCGATGGAGGCCGGAAAGCTGGTGGGCACCGGCAAGGTCGGCGCGGACGTCGCCCCGGACGAGGGCAAGGCGCTGGCGCGGATCTGCGCGCTCAACGCGCTGGCGGCGGTCGACTCGCTGGTGGGCATCGACTCGGTGACCCGGGTGGTGAAGGTGGTCGGGTTCGTCGCATCGGCGCCCGGATTCAATGGCCAGCCCAGCGTCATCAACGGGGCCTCCGATCTGCTCGCCGAGGTGTTCGGTGACCGGGGCGCGCACGCGCGGTCGGCGGTCGGCGTCTCGGAGCTGCCACTGGACGCGCCGGTGGAAGTGGAGCTGATCGTCGAGGTCGGCTGA
- the crp gene encoding cAMP-activated global transcriptional regulator CRP → MDEILARAGIFQGVEPGAVTALTKQLQPVDFPRGHTVFAEGEPGDRLYIIVAGKVKIGRRSPDGRENLLTIMGPSDMFGELSIFDPGPRTSSATTITEVRAVSMDRDALRAWIADRPEIAEQLLRVLARRLRRTNNNLADLIFTDVPGRVAKQLLQLAQRFGTQEGGAMRVTHDLTQEEIAQLVGASRETVNKALADFAHRGWIRLEGKSVLISDSERLARRAR, encoded by the coding sequence GTGGACGAGATCCTGGCAAGGGCAGGAATCTTCCAAGGGGTTGAGCCCGGCGCGGTCACCGCGCTGACCAAGCAGCTACAACCCGTCGACTTCCCCCGCGGACACACAGTCTTCGCTGAGGGGGAACCGGGGGATCGGCTCTACATCATCGTCGCGGGGAAGGTGAAGATCGGTCGCCGCTCGCCCGATGGACGCGAGAACCTGCTGACGATCATGGGCCCGTCGGACATGTTCGGGGAACTGTCGATCTTCGACCCGGGTCCGCGAACGTCCAGCGCCACCACCATCACCGAGGTGCGCGCGGTGTCGATGGACCGTGACGCGCTGCGGGCATGGATCGCCGATCGCCCCGAGATCGCCGAGCAGTTGTTGCGAGTGCTGGCCCGACGGCTGCGCCGCACCAACAACAACCTGGCCGACCTCATCTTCACCGACGTGCCCGGTCGGGTGGCCAAGCAGCTGCTGCAGCTCGCCCAGCGTTTCGGCACTCAAGAAGGTGGCGCCATGCGGGTCACCCACGACCTGACGCAGGAAGAGATCGCCCAGCTGGTGGGGGCGTCCCGGGAGACGGTGAACAAGGCGCTGGCCGATTTCGCCCACCGCGGCTGGATCCGCCTCGAGGGCAAGAGCGTGCTGATCTCGGACTCCGAGAGGCTGGCCCGCCGAGCGAGGTAA
- a CDS encoding ArsA family ATPase: protein MSTTPKPLDMAAILADTSNRVVVCCGAGGVGKTTTAAAIALRAAEYGRNVCVLTIDPAKRLAQALGVNDLGNTPQRVPLAAEVPGELHAMMLDMRRTFDEMVVQYSGPGRAQAILDNQFYQTVASSLAGTQEYMAMEKLGQLLAEDRWDLVVVDTPPSRNALDFLDAPKRLGSFMDSRLWRLLLAPGRGIGRLVTGAMGLAMKAISTILGSQMLGDAAAFVQSLDATFGGFREKADRTYALLKRRGTQFVVVSAAEPDALREASFFVDRLSQEGMPLAGLVLNRTHPTLCALPAERAIDATEMLEHDTDSEAASLAAAVLRIHADRALTAKREVRLLSRFTGANPHVPVIGVPSLPFDVSDLEALRALADQITSVA from the coding sequence ATGAGCACCACGCCGAAACCGCTTGACATGGCCGCCATCCTGGCCGACACATCGAACCGGGTGGTGGTGTGCTGCGGCGCTGGCGGTGTGGGCAAGACGACCACCGCCGCCGCGATCGCGTTGCGCGCCGCCGAATACGGCCGCAACGTCTGCGTCTTGACGATCGACCCGGCGAAGCGGTTGGCCCAGGCGCTGGGGGTCAACGACCTCGGCAATACGCCGCAGCGCGTCCCGCTGGCGGCGGAGGTCCCCGGCGAGTTGCACGCGATGATGCTCGACATGCGTCGCACCTTCGACGAAATGGTGGTCCAGTACTCCGGACCCGGTCGCGCACAAGCGATTTTGGACAACCAGTTCTACCAGACCGTCGCGAGTTCGCTCGCGGGCACGCAGGAATACATGGCGATGGAGAAGCTGGGGCAGCTGCTGGCCGAGGATCGCTGGGACCTGGTGGTCGTCGACACCCCGCCGTCGCGCAATGCGCTGGACTTCCTGGACGCGCCGAAACGACTGGGCAGCTTCATGGACAGCCGGTTGTGGCGGCTGCTACTGGCGCCGGGCCGCGGAATCGGCCGATTGGTCACCGGCGCAATGGGTTTGGCGATGAAGGCGATCTCCACGATCCTGGGCTCACAGATGCTCGGCGACGCCGCGGCGTTCGTGCAATCGCTGGACGCCACCTTCGGCGGCTTCCGGGAGAAGGCGGATCGCACCTACGCCCTGCTGAAAAGGCGCGGCACGCAATTCGTTGTGGTGTCGGCGGCCGAGCCCGACGCGCTGCGCGAAGCATCCTTCTTCGTCGACCGCTTGTCGCAGGAAGGGATGCCGCTCGCCGGGCTGGTCTTGAACCGCACGCATCCGACGTTGTGCGCCCTGCCGGCCGAGCGGGCGATCGATGCCACCGAAATGCTCGAGCACGACACCGATTCCGAAGCCGCGTCGCTGGCCGCGGCCGTGTTGCGGATCCATGCCGACCGCGCGCTAACCGCCAAGCGGGAAGTCAGATTGCTGTCCCGATTCACCGGAGCCAATCCGCACGTGCCGGTCATCGGCGTTCCGTCGCTGCCGTTTGACGTTTCGGACCTGGAAGCGCTGCGAGCCCTCGCCGACCAGATCACGTCGGTCGCTTAG
- a CDS encoding NUDIX hydrolase, translating to MSAGGSPLRNGDPAPARGTVPLTPDASPSWLRPLVDHVDDIPDAARRRLPADVLAMITSKAASAVTTLRGAAREAAVLVLFSGPQTGPPGGGPPDDADLLVTVRASTLRHHAGQAAFPGGAADPTDDGPVSTALREAHEETGIDLSRLHPLATMERMFIAPSQFHVVPVLAYSPDPGSVAVVNEAETAIVARVPVRAFINPENRLMVYRGDLGRRWAGPAFLLNEMLVWGFTGQVISALLDVAGWAQPWDTADERELDTAMALVGERGEPLR from the coding sequence GTGAGTGCTGGGGGTTCGCCCCTGCGGAATGGGGACCCCGCCCCCGCGCGCGGGACCGTTCCGCTGACGCCCGACGCCAGCCCGTCCTGGCTGCGTCCACTGGTCGACCACGTCGATGACATCCCGGATGCCGCCCGCCGCCGGCTGCCGGCCGACGTGTTGGCGATGATCACGAGCAAGGCCGCCTCGGCGGTCACCACGCTGCGCGGAGCCGCCCGCGAAGCCGCGGTGCTGGTGTTGTTCTCCGGCCCGCAAACGGGCCCGCCCGGTGGCGGCCCGCCCGACGACGCCGACCTGTTGGTCACCGTGCGGGCGTCGACCCTGCGCCACCACGCCGGCCAGGCGGCGTTCCCCGGCGGCGCCGCCGATCCCACCGACGACGGCCCGGTCTCCACCGCTTTGCGCGAGGCCCACGAGGAAACCGGAATCGACCTCAGCAGGCTGCATCCCCTGGCCACCATGGAGCGGATGTTCATCGCGCCGTCGCAGTTTCACGTCGTCCCGGTGCTGGCGTACTCGCCGGATCCCGGTTCGGTGGCCGTCGTCAACGAGGCCGAGACGGCGATCGTGGCGCGAGTTCCGGTGCGCGCCTTCATCAATCCGGAAAACCGGTTGATGGTGTACCGCGGCGACCTCGGCCGCCGGTGGGCCGGGCCGGCGTTTCTCCTCAACGAGATGCTGGTCTGGGGCTTCACTGGCCAGGTGATCTCCGCATTGCTCGACGTCGCCGGCTGGGCGCAGCCATGGGACACCGCCGACGAGCGGGAGTTGGACACGGCGATGGCGCTGGTCGGTGAACGGGGTGAGCCCCTCCGATGA
- the ponA2 gene encoding transglycosylase/D,D-transpeptidase PonA2, which translates to MSDRPPAALTILKLAGFCLLASVVATALLFPVAGGIGLVSNRASEVVANGSAQLLEGEVPAVTTMVDTKGNTIAWLYSQRRFEVPSDKIANTMKLAIVSIEDKRFADHNGVDWKGTLTGLAGYARGDVDTRGGSTIEQQYIKNYQLLVTAKTDAEKRAAVETTPARKLREIRMALTLDKTFTKPEILTRYLNLVSFGNNSFGVQDAAQTYFGINAADLNWQQAALLAGMVQSTSALNPYTNPEGALARRNLVLDTMIENIPQEAEALQAAKAAPLGILPQPNELPRGCIAAGDRAFFCDYVQEYLSRAGISKEQVARGGYLIKTTLDPDVQLPVKSAIDKFASPTLPGISSVMSVIQPGKTSHKVMAMASNRTYGLDVDAGQTMRPQPFSLVGDGAGSVFKIFTTAAALDMGMGINATLEVPGRFQAKGMGSGGAKGCPKDNWCVINAGNYRGSMNVTDALATSPNTAFAKLIQQVGVTRTVDMAIKLGLRSYADPGTARDYNPDSNESLADFVKRQNIGSFTLGPIEVNALELSNVAATLASGGTWCPPNPIDKLVDRKGNEVAVTTETCDQVVPEGLANTLANAMSKDALGGGTAAGSAGAAGWDLPVSGKTGTTEAHRSSGFVGFTNHYAAANYIYDDSTNPTDLCSSPLRHCGEGDLYGGNEPARTWFTAMKPIATNFGPVQLPPTDPRYVDGSPGSRVPSVAGLDIDAARQRIKEAGFQVADQNNFVNSSAKQGEVVGTTPSGATIPGSIVTIQVSNGIPPAPPPPPEGAPVPVGSQVVEIPGLPPITIPLMAPPPPAPPGAPPP; encoded by the coding sequence ATGTCAGACCGCCCCCCGGCCGCGCTCACGATTTTGAAGCTCGCGGGGTTCTGTTTGTTGGCCAGCGTCGTCGCCACCGCACTCCTGTTCCCCGTCGCCGGTGGCATAGGACTGGTGTCCAATCGGGCTTCGGAAGTGGTCGCCAACGGCTCCGCGCAGCTGCTCGAGGGCGAGGTGCCGGCCGTGACGACGATGGTCGACACCAAGGGCAACACCATCGCGTGGCTGTACTCGCAACGCCGATTCGAGGTGCCCAGCGACAAGATCGCCAACACGATGAAGCTGGCGATCGTCTCCATCGAGGACAAGCGGTTCGCCGACCACAACGGGGTGGACTGGAAGGGCACCCTGACCGGCCTGGCGGGCTACGCGCGCGGTGACGTGGACACGCGTGGCGGTTCGACCATCGAGCAGCAGTACATCAAGAACTACCAGCTGCTGGTCACCGCGAAGACCGACGCGGAGAAGCGGGCGGCGGTGGAGACCACCCCGGCGCGCAAGCTGCGCGAGATCCGGATGGCGCTGACCCTGGACAAGACGTTCACCAAGCCCGAGATCCTGACCCGCTACCTGAACCTGGTCTCGTTCGGCAACAACTCGTTCGGCGTGCAGGACGCCGCCCAGACCTACTTCGGCATCAACGCCGCCGACCTGAACTGGCAGCAGGCGGCGCTGCTGGCGGGCATGGTGCAATCGACCAGCGCGCTCAACCCGTACACCAACCCCGAGGGCGCCCTCGCGCGGCGAAACCTGGTGCTGGACACCATGATCGAGAACATCCCACAGGAGGCCGAGGCGCTCCAGGCCGCCAAGGCCGCGCCGCTGGGCATCCTGCCGCAGCCCAACGAGCTGCCGCGCGGCTGCATCGCGGCGGGCGATCGGGCGTTCTTCTGCGACTACGTGCAGGAGTACCTCTCCCGCGCCGGGATCAGTAAGGAACAGGTGGCCCGGGGCGGCTATCTGATCAAGACCACGTTGGACCCCGACGTGCAACTCCCGGTCAAGTCGGCGATCGACAAGTTCGCCAGCCCGACGCTGCCGGGCATCTCGAGCGTGATGAGCGTGATCCAGCCCGGCAAGACGTCGCACAAGGTGATGGCGATGGCCAGCAACCGCACGTATGGGCTGGACGTCGACGCCGGCCAAACCATGCGGCCGCAACCCTTCTCCCTGGTCGGCGACGGCGCGGGATCGGTCTTCAAGATCTTCACCACGGCCGCGGCCCTGGATATGGGGATGGGCATCAACGCCACCCTCGAGGTGCCGGGCCGGTTCCAGGCCAAGGGCATGGGTAGCGGCGGGGCCAAGGGCTGCCCGAAGGACAACTGGTGCGTGATCAACGCCGGTAACTACCGCGGGTCGATGAACGTGACCGACGCGTTGGCCACCTCGCCGAACACCGCGTTCGCCAAGCTGATCCAGCAGGTCGGGGTGACGCGCACGGTGGACATGGCGATCAAGCTCGGCCTGCGGTCCTACGCCGACCCGGGCACCGCCCGCGACTACAACCCCGACAGCAACGAGAGCCTGGCCGACTTCGTCAAACGGCAGAACATCGGCTCGTTCACCCTGGGCCCGATCGAGGTGAACGCGCTGGAGCTGTCCAACGTCGCGGCCACGCTGGCCTCGGGTGGCACCTGGTGCCCGCCGAACCCGATCGACAAGCTGGTCGACCGCAAGGGCAACGAGGTCGCGGTGACGACCGAGACCTGCGATCAGGTGGTCCCCGAGGGTCTGGCCAACACCCTGGCCAACGCGATGAGCAAGGACGCGCTGGGTGGTGGCACGGCGGCCGGTTCGGCCGGCGCGGCGGGCTGGGACCTGCCGGTCTCGGGTAAGACCGGCACCACCGAGGCGCATCGCTCGTCGGGCTTCGTCGGATTCACCAACCACTACGCGGCGGCCAACTACATCTACGACGACTCCACCAACCCCACGGACCTGTGTTCGTCCCCGTTGCGGCACTGCGGCGAGGGCGACCTCTACGGCGGTAACGAGCCCGCGCGCACGTGGTTCACCGCGATGAAACCGATCGCCACCAACTTCGGGCCGGTGCAACTGCCACCCACCGACCCGCGCTACGTCGACGGCTCACCCGGGTCGCGGGTGCCGAGTGTGGCGGGCCTGGACATCGACGCGGCGCGGCAACGCATCAAGGAGGCGGGCTTCCAGGTCGCCGACCAGAACAACTTCGTCAACAGCAGCGCCAAGCAGGGCGAGGTGGTCGGCACGACACCGAGCGGCGCGACGATTCCGGGCTCGATCGTCACCATTCAGGTCAGCAACGGCATTCCGCCCGCCCCGCCGCCGCCCCCCGAGGGGGCGCCGGTGCCGGTCGGCTCGCAGGTGGTCGAGATTCCGGGGCTGCCGCCGATCACCATCCCCCTGATGGCGCCGCCACCGCCGGCCCCGCCCGGTGCGCCACCCCCGTAG
- a CDS encoding DUF4177 domain-containing protein: protein MSEPTAWEYVTVPLLTHATKQILDQWGADGWELVSVLNGPTGEQHVAYLKRPK from the coding sequence ATGAGCGAACCGACCGCCTGGGAGTACGTCACCGTCCCGTTGCTGACGCACGCCACCAAACAGATCCTCGACCAGTGGGGGGCCGACGGCTGGGAGCTGGTGTCCGTGCTGAACGGCCCGACCGGCGAACAGCACGTCGCCTACCTCAAGCGCCCCAAGTAA